A DNA window from Brassica napus cultivar Da-Ae chromosome C1, Da-Ae, whole genome shotgun sequence contains the following coding sequences:
- the LOC125579800 gene encoding uncharacterized protein LOC125579800: protein MSSSRSHLDHRPPGFGVPPSVFETREGLLKKLEMLVFSGSNPFGWIAQVERYFCFGQFHGLERLQMVSMSLEGPVLNWFNAETENDPFTDWHQFKCRLVARFRRGMEEEPGKRLNLVHVFFNWLKPEFQEVIKMKEPQGLTQHIAAVIGMEGSAFCKSVSLAAQKDGGVSRGLFSQGSKGTGFGSQSGYKGAPPVANRQATGTSFTPRLKYTPAELDAMRRDNIFFKCKGPYSKTHICPKKELHILTVINGYDVEILDEGDAAVDVTMNTDQVELSLNAFLGIDTPTTTKLMGVFGNVGAVVMIDSGATHNFVSPRVVEAAKLQLATDMRFQVLLGTGVTVEALGYCGRTVTLRGDPSLTKTAASLKALQVSVFTDALELGTAAVTDSVMIPSISAVLDDFQDVFAVPSGLPPIRGREHTIHLQPGVTAISVRPYRYPHASKEAMEAMVTEMLQSGIIRPSQSPFSSPVLLVRKKDKTWHFCVDYRAVNRVTIPDKYPIPMIDQLLDELHGARMFSKIDLRSGYHQIQMREEDIPKTAFRTHEGHYEFLVMPFGLTNAPATFQALMNEIFRPYLRRFVLVFFDDILIYSKSIEEHEEHLAVVLQVLREQALFANRKKCTFGQVQVDYLGHIISAEGVSTDPAKTDGMRKWPIPRSVKDLCGFLGLTGYYRHFVKDYGILARPLTSLLRKDQFCWSVKAEEAFAALKHAMMTTPVLTLPDFTQLFVVETDASGFGLGAVPKQNKRPVAYFSHSLTPREQLKPIYERELMAIVLAVIK from the exons ATGTCGTCGTCTCGATCGCATCTCGATCATCGTCCTCCTGGGTTTGGTGTTCCGCCGTCGGTCTTTGAGACCCGTGAAGGGTTGTTGAAGAAGCTCGAGATGCTTGTTTTCTCTGGATCTAACCCATTTGGTTGGATTGCTCAGGTTGAACGTTACTTTTGTTTTGGTCAGTTTCATGGGCTCGAGCGGTTGCAGATGGTTTCGATGAGTTTGGAGGGTCCGGTCCTGAACTGGTTTAATGCGGAAACAGAGAATGATCCTTTCACGGACTGGCATCAGTTCAAGTGCCGTTTGGTAGCACGTTTTCGACGAGGAATGGAGGAGGAGCCGGGAAAACGTCTG AATCTGGTTCATGTGTTCTTTAATTGGTTGAAACCAGAGTTTCAGGAGGTCATCAAGATGAAAGAACCGCAAGGGTTAACTCAACATATAGCAGCGGTTATTGGTATGGAGGGTAGTGCGTTCTGCAAGTCAGTCAGCTTGGCAGCTCAGAAAGATGGAGGGGTTTCTCGCGGGCTGTTTTCTCAGGGATCTAAAGGCACGGGTTTTGGGTCTCAGTCAGGGTACAAAGGGGCTCCACCGGTTGCTAACAGACAGGCTACGGGTACTTCTTTCACACCACGGTTGAAGTATACTCCAGCCGAGTTGGATGCTATGAGGAGGGATAATATCTTTTTCAAATGTAAGGGTCCTTACTCGAAGACGCACATTTGTCCTAAGAAGGAGCTTCACATTTTGACAGTGATTAACGGGTATGATGTGGAAATTTTGGATGAAGGAGACGCTGCAGTTGACGTCACTATGAACACTGATCAGGTGGAGCTGTCTCTTAATGCGTTTTTGGGTATTGATACTCCTACTACTACTAAGCTTATGGGGGTTTTTGGTAATGTTGGCGCTGTGGTGATGATTGATAGTGGAGCCACCCATAATTTCGTTTCTCCTCGGGTGGTGGAGGCGGCGAAGCTTCAGTTGGCTACAGACATGCGTTTTCAGGTGCTATTAGGCACTGGAGTTACGGTGGAAGCACTCGGA TACTGTGGACGAACCGTAACCTTGCGTGGCGACCCTTCGCTCACGAAGACTGCTGCCTCATTGAAAGCTCTTCAAGTTTCGGTGTTTACTGATGCTTTGGAGCTCGGAACAGCGGCAGTAACAGACTCTGTCATGATCCCATCTATCTCTGCAGTGTTGGATGACTTTCAAGATGTGTTTGCGGTTCCGTCTGGATTACCTCCTATTCGGGGCCGTGAGCATACAATTCACTTACAACCCGGAGTTACTGCGATCTCGGTGCGACCATACCGTTACCCTCACGCAAGCAAGGAGGCGATGGAAGCTATGGTCACTGAGATGCTGCAGAGTGGCATCATTCGACCCAGTCAAAGCCCTTTTTCAAGTCCTGTGTTGTTGGTGAGGAAGAAGGACAAGACGTGGCATTTTTGTGTGGACTATCGGGCAGTAAATCGCGTCACCATTCCGGACAAGTATCCTATTCCGATGATTGATCAGTTATTGGATGAACTTCATGGAGCTCGCATGTTCTCAAAGATTGATTTACGTTCCGGTTATCATCAGATTCAGATGCGAGAGGAGGATATTCCGAAGACAGCTTTTCGAACTCACGAAGGCCATTACGAGTTTTTGGTTATGCCTTTTGGCCTCACCAACGCCCCGGCGACGTTTCAGGCCTTAATGAATGAGATTTTTCGACCTTATCTTCGTCGCTTCGTGCTGGTCTTCTTCGATGATATCTTGATCTATAGCAAGTCCATTGAAGAACACGAAGAACACTTGGCTGTGGTGCTACAGGTGCTGCGGGAACAAGCCTTGTTCGCTAACCGCAAGAAGTGTACATTTGGCCAAGTGCAGGTTGATTACTTGGGCCACATCATCTCGGCTGAAGGCGTGTCAACGGACCCTGCCAAGACTGACGGCATGCGCAAATGGCCTATTCCACGATCAGTCAAAGATCTGTGCGGGTTCCTTGGCCTCACGGGCTATTACCGCCATTTTGTTAAAGACTATGGGATCTTGGCACGACCTCTGACTTCCTTACTACGTAAAGATCAGTTCTGTTGGTCAGTTAAGGCTGAGGAAGCTTTTGCAGCTCTCAAGCACGCGATGATGACTACACCGGTACTCACATTGCCAGACTTCACTCAGTTGTTCGTGGTGGAGACGGATGCTTCGGGTTTTGGCTTGGGCGCTGTCCCCAAGCAGAACAAACGCCCTGTGGCATATTTCAGTCACAGTCTCACTCCCCGTGAACAGCTCAAACCTATCTACGAGAGGGAGCTCATGGCAATTGTTCTAGCAGTCATCAAATAG
- the LOC106366211 gene encoding cysteine-rich receptor-like protein kinase 24, with amino-acid sequence MINLLVSFWFVLISSSAYANTCLNRSGFFAPDGTYDLNRRVMLSTLPSNVTANDGFYTTSTGQDPNRVYGLGMCVPGIEAGSCSDCIMAASNGLVQNCTTQIEAIDWRMYRNTLCLVRYSNRSFYGSLDMEIIRHDYNTRDYQPNGTDFDMTWEALMVGVIEDVSSTNYAAGRRTLEFSNTNIYGFMQCSRDISPQNCTRCLQQNVIDYRSCCRGRQGGTVSRPSCFLRWEIFAFLGLPENIPPPEKDEKSISTGAIVAIVIVPIILLALGFGIWRKRKSYKAFTTETGDDISTSGSLQFYFKAIEAATSNFHNINKLGHGGFGEVYKGTFPNGTEIAVKRLSKTSGQGEREFKNEVLLVAKLQHRNLVRLLGFCVQGEERILVYEFLPNKSLNYFLFDSTKRSQLDWTRRYKIIEGITRGILYLHQDSRLTIIHRDLKASNILLDADMNPKIADFGMARNFRMDQTEDNTGRVVGTFGYMPPEYVANGQFSTKSDVYSFGVLILEIIGGKKNSSFHEIDGSTGNLVTYVWRLWNNDSLLELVDPVIGDNYDKYEVIRCVHIGLLCVQENPTDRPSMFTIFKMLTNTSITLPVPQPPGFFFRVRSEDLPLAESFQPGPSTSMSIACSVNDVSITCVSPR; translated from the exons ATGATCAACTTATTAGTATCCTTCTGGTTTGTGCTCATAAGCAGCAGTGCCTACGCAAATACTTGCCTTAACAGATCTGGTTTCTTCGCACCCGATGGTACTTACGACTTAAACCGCCGAGTCATGCTCTCTACTCTTCCTTCTAACGTCACAGCTAATGATGGCTTCTATACAACGTCGACCGGACAAGATCCCAACAGAGTATACGGTTTAGGGATGTGTGTACCAGGTATTGAAGCAGGATCTTGTTCTGATTGTATCATGGCTGCCTCTAATGGGTTGGTACAGAATTGTACTACTCAGATAGAAGCTATAGACTGGAGGATGTATAGAAATACACTTTGTCTTGTACGCTACTCAAACCGCTCGTTTTACGGATCGCTCGATATGGAAATTATACGACATGACTACAATACCAGAGATTATCAACCTAACGGGACGGATTTCGATATGACATGGGAAGCTTTGATGGTTGGTGTGATAGAAGATGTTTCTTCTACGAACTACGCGGCTGGAAGACGAACGCTTGAATTTTCCAACACCAACATTTACGGTTTTATGCAATGCAGTAGAGACATATCTCCTCAAAACTGCACCCGGTGTCTACAACAAAATGTGATTGATTATAGGTCATGTTGCCGTGGGAGACAAGGAGGTACTGTTTCGAGGCCGAGCTGTTTCCTTCGATGGGAGATTTTTGCCTTCTTGGGACTTCCCGAAAACATTCCTCCTCCTGAAAAGG ATGAGAAAAGTATTTCTACAGGAGCTATTGTGGCAATTGTAATTGTTCCTATCATATTGCTTGCTCTAGGATTTGGAATTTGGAGGAAGAGAAAATCGTATAAAGCATTTACAACTGAAA CTGGGGATGATATTTCAACTTCAGGTTCACTTCAATTCTATTTTAAAGCTATCGAGGCTGCAACAAGTAATTTTCACAACATTAACAAGCTTGGTCATGGTGGATTTGGTGAAGTTTACAAG GGAACGTTTCCGAATGGAACAGAGATTGCTGTGAAGAGACTATCTAAAACTTCAGGACAAGGTGAAAGAGAATTCAAGAACGAGGTGCTTCTTGTAGCTAAACTCCAACATAGAAATCTTGTTAGGCTTCTTGGATTTTGTGTCCAAGGAGAGGAAAGGATATTAGTTTACGAGTTTTTGCCCAACAAGAGTCTTAACTACTTCCTCTTTG ATTCAACAAAGAGGAGCCAATTAGATTGGACAAGACGATACAAGATCATTGAAGGGATCACTCGAGGAATTTTGTATCTTCATCAAGATTCACGGCTTACAATCATACACCGTGATCTCAAGGCCAgcaatattttattagatgCAGATATGAACCCAAAAATTGCGGATTTTGGTATGGCTAGGAATTTCAGAATGGACCAAACGGAAGATAACACAGGAAGAGTAGTTGGAACATT CGGTTACATGCCGCCGGAATATGTTGCGAATGGGCAGTTCTCGACTAAGTCTGATGTGTATAGTTTTGGAGTATTGATTCTGGAGATTATTGGTGGAAAAAAGAATAGTAGCTTCCACGAGATAGATGGTTCAAcaggcaacttggttacataT GTATGGAGGCTTTGGAACAATGATTCATTGTTGGAACTCGTAGATCCGGTCATAGGAGATAACTATGATAAGTATGAAGTCATCAGATGCGTCCATATTGGGTTATTATGTGTTCAAGAAAATCCAACAGATCGTCCAAGCATGTTCACAATATTTAAGATGCTCACTAATACTTCAATTACACTGCCTGTGCCCCAACCTCCTGGGTTTTTCTTCAGAGTCAGATCAGAGGATCTCCCATTAGCTGAGAGCTTTCAGCCTGGTCCGTCCACTAGCATGTCCATTGCTTGTTCTGTAAATGATGTATCGATCACGTGTGTTAGTCCTCGTTGA